Proteins encoded together in one Carya illinoinensis cultivar Pawnee chromosome 3, C.illinoinensisPawnee_v1, whole genome shotgun sequence window:
- the LOC122304081 gene encoding CLAVATA3/ESR (CLE)-related protein 5 produces MANRSAIAWIPILLMIVIFSTAFLRSQARIIHGDKLMHNNLGSKELLVELGFDASKVEGAQPRSSLEQYDLVVPGGPDHQHHP; encoded by the coding sequence ATGGCTAATAGATCAGCTATTGCTTGGATCCCTATACTTCTCATGATAGTCATCTTCTCCACAGCCTTTTTAAGGTCACAGGCACGTATTATTCATGGAGACAAGCTCATGCATAACAATTTAGGTAGCAAAGAACTTCTGGTCGAGTTAGGTTTTGATGCCTCCAAAGTTGAAGGTGCTCAACCCAGGTCGTCACTCGAGCAATATGACCTAGTTGTGCCTGGAGGACCAGATCATCAGCATCACCCTTAA